The genomic interval GAAGATTTCAACCCGGACTCGGATCCGGTAAAATATGACCTGATGCCCGACATCGACAGATTCGTACTTCATAAACTGCAGGAATTAGTTGCAAAAAACCTGAAAGCATATGAAACATTCGATTTTCATGTTATTTACCATGCCCTCCACAATTACTGCAGTGTTGACCTCTCCGCTTTTTATCTGGATGTCCTCAAGGATCGGCTTTATACGTCGGTGCCGAACTCAACAGCCAGGAAAAGCGCCCAAACAGTAATCCATCTGATTCTGGATGCAATGGTCCGGTTGATGGCGCCGGTGCTGCCCTTTACCGCCGAGGAAGTCTGGCAATACATGCCGGCCGTAAAACTAAAAGAGGAAAGCGTTCATCTGGCCGGACTTCCCAGTGTCAATGCGGAATTTACCCATAAGGAACTGGCTGAAAAGTGGGAGATGATCCTTGAAATCCGCGCGGAAGTCACCAAATCCCTTGAGGAAGCCAGAGCCGCCAAACGGATCGGTCATTCGCTGGATGCATCCGTAACCCTCTATGTCGATGATAAGTTGTTGCGTCTGCTGCAACCCTACAGGGATGATTTGCGATCCATTTTTATTGTTTCCGAGGCCGGCCTGGAAAAACAAAAGGATTTCGGCGGCACCTTCCGCAGCAGCAACCTGGCGGGGTTGACCGTGCTGGTTGCACCGGCAACGGGTAAAAAATGTGAGCGCTGCTGGGTCCATGACACAACGGTCGGGGGCAATGCCGAGAGCCCTGCCATTTGCGATAGGTGCCAGTCCGTGATTGCCCAATTGTAACTTTTAATCGTCATCAGCTTAACAGCGCAACAGATAAACTTAAGATTCCATGGATTGGAAAATTCCCTTTAGGAGCAGAAAATATAACAGGCTGGTGACGATTGCCGGTCTGGTCGTCCTAGTCGATCAGCTCAGCAAAGCGGTCATATTAAACAGTATGTCGCTTCACCATTCAATTCCCGTCATTCCCGGTTTTTTTGATATCACGTTTATTTTTAATCCGGGTGGCGCATTCGGATTCCTGGCAGGCCAGCCTTCAATCCTGCGCCATGTTTTTTTTCTGGGCGCTTCCTCCATGGCCATTTGCTTTATTTTTATCCTGTACCGGAAAATCCCCCATACGCATTCACTGCTGGCCAGCGCTTTTGCACTTATCATCGGCGGGGCGGTCGGCAACCTGATTGACCGGATCCGCTTTGAAAAGGTCGTTGATTTTTTAGATTTTTATCTGGGAAAACATCACTGGCCCGCCTTTAATGTGGCCGACAGCGCGATTTCAGTGGGCATGGCCATTTTTGTTTACCATCTTATTTTTAATAAAATACCGGATTAACCCATCCTGCCGACAGCTTTCAGTATCATGCCCGAGATTGATTATAAAAATTTAACGCAGCATCTGAACACGCTTGAAAAAAAAGAACCGGCGCCCGTGTATCTTTTTTGGGGTGAGGAGTTTCTCTATAAAACCGCCTTGGAAGAATTTTTAGATAGGATTTTTACCTCATCTGAAAAGCGACTGAACTACGAGGCGATGGACGACAACAATGAGAATATCCACGACATTATTGAACGCATAAACACATATTCGCTTTTGTCAGGCCCCAGGGTTGTCGCCCTCAAAGACGCTAAAATATTCTATTCCAGTCTTGACATTGCCGCCTTTTTCGAAAAAGCCAGAACCGCTTATGACAGCAACGATATCAAGAAGGCTTCAAAGTATATCCTCAGCCTGATGGGTAAATTGAACTTGACGTATGAGGATTTGGCCGACAAGGCGAATCGTAAAGTGCGATTGAAATATGATGCCGGCATTTTCGGAGACGATGCCTGGCTGGAAAAAATAATAGATAATTGTATGGAGACCCGGTTGATGATTCCCCCGGCACTGGATAATGCCGATTTATTGCAGCGCGCCATTGAAAAAGGGCTTCCCCGGGGAAACCATCTGGTTGTTACCACCGATATGGTTGACAAGCGGCGCACCCTCTATAAGTCTATTCTTAAAGTCGGGACCGTGGTCAATTGTTCCGTCCCCAAGGGAGACCGCCGCGCTGATAAAACAGCCCAGAGAGAGGTCCTCAACGATCAGCTGCGGGTATTTTTGACCCGCGCCGGCAAAACCATCCAAAAAGAAGCCTTCGATTGTCTGGTTGAAATGACCGGTTTTGATCTGCGGACGTTTACCAGCAATCTTGAAAAACTCATCAGCTTCGTGGGCGACCGGACTGAAATCAGCAGCGACGATGTTAAACAAATTCTTGATCGCACCAAGAAAGATCCCCTTTATGAATTGACGAATTCCGTGGCTGAACGAAACATATTGGATGCGATTTTTTTTCTCGACTCGCTGCTGTCGGATAATTTTCATCCGCTGCAGATACTGGCCGCCATATCCAATCAAGTCCGAAAACTCCTGGTAATCCGGGACTTCATGGAAAGCCCCCACGGCAAAAGCTGGCAAGGGCCGAAAACGAACTATCAGCGTTTCCGGGACGCGGTCATGCCCGCCATGCAGCTTTACGACAAAGATAACTTAGACCGGCTGGACGAGTGGGACAGAATGACGG from Desulfobacterales bacterium carries:
- the lspA gene encoding signal peptidase II — its product is MDWKIPFRSRKYNRLVTIAGLVVLVDQLSKAVILNSMSLHHSIPVIPGFFDITFIFNPGGAFGFLAGQPSILRHVFFLGASSMAICFIFILYRKIPHTHSLLASAFALIIGGAVGNLIDRIRFEKVVDFLDFYLGKHHWPAFNVADSAISVGMAIFVYHLIFNKIPD